The nucleotide sequence GAAGGAGTTGTTTTGAAGGTTTAGGGAGCCGAGCGTGCGGCTGGTGCTCAGAATATTGCAAAGTTCTTGGGCGCAAGCATCTGTGAGGTAATTCTCATCAAGACTGGCAGGGACAAAATGGACGCAAGGTCAGAGGCAGATCACACACTACATCTAAGCACTATTATCCTTTCCTCAAAGCTTTGGTGAGAACAGAATCAAAGGAATGTATAGTTGCAAGCAAACTATTATTCAGTCTACTCCCAGAATTTAACTTGCGACTCGAAGCCAAGTTGCCAGCTTGAATAGTCAGTCTGAGGAATACCTAACACTCCTCTTTCCTCCATGCCTCATTGCCTTATGTGCCAGAaggcattgttgttcagtcgttcagtcgtgtccgactcttcgtgaccccatggaccagagcacgccaggcacgcctatccttcaccgcctcccgcagtttggccaaactcatgttagtagcttcgagaatactgtccaaccatctcatcctttgtcgtccccttctccttgtgccctccatctttcccaacatcagtgtcttttccagggagtcttctcttctcatgaggtggccaaagtactggagcctcaacttcaggatctgtccttctagtgagcactcagggccgatttccttgagaatggataggtttgatcttcttgcagtccatgggactctcaagagtctcctccagcaccatagttcaaaagcatcaattcttcggcgatcagccttcttgatggtccagaagGCATACTAGGAAGCTACTGAGCCAGAGTGCTTTCCTCCCCTCACTTTACTAGGACGTAGGACCTGAGCAATCATTAAGAGGAAATTATAAGGAGCTGAGCTCTGTATCTTCTGGAGACAACTTGTCTGCTGAGGTGGAGCCATCCCTGGTCCTGTTGGTCTTGTTCCCAGACCTTACTCTGTCTTTGCATCCTGCTCTCAGCACCAGTGTCTGACTACGTGTGTCTACAAAACCCTTCCCACTGTGAACTTTCTCTCTCACTACCAGCTAGTTGCACCCAGGCTCTCACAGACCCTGCGCCCCATTGGAATAGTGTGCAGACAGCAAATAATCTGAACTCCAAGCCCAGAAAGACGTCATACATACACCCAACTTTTTGTATGTGTCTCTGCTCCCTTGTTACTTACTTTAGAGTAGTCACATTACAGTCTAGTTCCTTCAGAGTGGCACAGAGAACATGCACTCCCGAGTTTCCAAGTTTGTTACTTCCAAAgctacagagagaaagagagagaatgagaaagacGAAAAAATATTCAGGACTGATTCTACAAAATCTAGGAGGAATATAAGAAGGTGGGTCTGCATAGTTGGAACGGGACCATCCAATGCAGAAACTTAATGGCTCACACAGAAGTGTGAAATCTCCACTTCCTTATGAAAAGAGCAGGCTTTTAGCCATTTACAGAGAAATACTTGAAAATTAGGGATTACTAAAAGTTTGTGTATGAGGATGTGGCTTTCTGAGGGTGCTAAGGGCAAGAAGAAGGATCCCACGCTCTATTCCCTTCCTTGCCCCTACACACTTATTGCTCCCCCATGCACTCCTTCTGTTCTCCAACCATGGTACTGGTTCTGGTCCAAAAACAACCACAAACCAGAATTCTGTCAAAACTAAAATGTAGCTGCAATACATACTGGAATCTATTGTGCAATTTGTTTTGACTGAACACACAGAGATTTCTAATTGCAGGTTTTTGAGTTTTGTGAAAATCTAGATCGGCTGAACAGATGGGCACTCTTACCACAGTGCCAACCAATTCTAGGTATTAGAGAACAGAATAAAGCTTTTATGGGGTAGGCTGGCAACTGTGTACTTAGTGGAAAAATAACACACCTTCCATGCATTCCTATGCATAGCTACTGAagagtcctattgagttcaaggAGATTTACACCCAGGCAGGTGTGTATGGGAATGTAGCCTTCATTTCCTTATTTCTAACTTTCTATTGAGAAATAGAATGGTGACTGAGAATACATTAGTTACACCACTATCAACATTTATTTTTCCAAGCCCAGTATGCATCTCCCAACTACATGCATGACTTTGCTGGTCTAGGATTTTTAAGCCAGGAAAACCAGGGGCTTTTCGCCTTCCTGTGCATACTATTCTAGGCAGGGGGACAAGGAGACTGCATGAGTTTTTGAGCCAAAGATGGAGACTGGATGGGATTTTGAGCCATGGTTACTGACAGCAAGGCATTTATACAAGGCATATATTGCCACATTGATTTCATATGGTTTCAGAAATGGTGAAGAAGTGAATACATGGCTATTCCATCACTACAACACAGTGTTCTTGAGTCTGGGAGTGTCTATCCTCCTTTGACAAGCAATCTTGGTAACAAAGGGAAAAACAAATCAGTGCCCAACCCGCAGGCTCTCCACTCAAATCCTGAAAGGCCTGGCATTTGCTGTTCCTAGAAAAACAATATGATGGCATCACTTACTTTAAAGTTGTACAGTTTCTTATTCCTGGAGCCAAAGCTCTGATATGGTAAGACTTCAGCCTGCAAAACGTTAGATCAATAGAGTGATCCTTGAGTTTACTGTGCTGCAAGCAGAATGCCAAAACCCTGCAGTCCAGCACCGAGAGTGTCTGGAAAGAAAGGTCAATATTCTGGAAATGATGCATCACATGCTTTGCAAATTCTGCTTCCTGAGTCTCAAACAGGCAGTGGAAAAACTTCAGCAGGCAATGACCTTTTCGAGGAGGCTCCTCAGTCGCCACTTCTGCTGCTCTCTGAAGCAACAGAGGCTTCACAAGGTCAGATGTCTTGCACTGCAGAGTTTGCTCAAGGAAGATGCGTACCTTTTCACTGCTCAGGCCAAATATGAAGCATACCGTTAATGTCAAATGCTCATTGCCTGGCTTCTCGCACTCAGCTAAAAGTGTCTTCAAGTCCCCCATACTGTTATCTGAAACTTCCACTGAGTCCTTCTCCAGAATATACCACATGGCAGCAAAAAATTCCTGGAAGCAAAGATGGAGAAAACTGTACAGGTTGTGCCGGCCAATCCCCCTCTGGAATGTTCTTCTGTCTAGAAAGAGGTCTTTAAGAGCAGAAACCTCCAAATTATGCTCCTTGAGATCCTGCTCCTCAAAGAGAATTTTCTGTCCCAAGATGCCAGCCCGTGCCAAGGAACAGAGTCTTCCAAGCTCATTCAGACAGCAGTTCTTCAATTTCGCAGAATCATGCTTAATAAGATTGTGAGAAAACTGTACAAAGACTTTTGTTGTGGTGTCCAAGGTGTCTGCAATCTCGTCTTCAGTTTCCAGTTCAACTCTGATGACAGAGCAGATGATCCAACACACCATGGGGATGAAGCAGATGGTGGACACTGCATTGGTATTTTCAATGAATCTCAATGCTAGGTTGGCTTTCTGATCATCTTTAAAGAACTTGGAAAAATATTCACGGCGACCTTTCTCAGTGAATCCAAGGATCTCAGCAAATCTCGGAAACTTCAAGCACCCATGCAGCCTATCTGCAGCACCAGGCCTCGTGGTGATTAACAGGTAGGATTTGGGCAAAAGCTTCTTTTTCAACAAGCTGCTCAGAACACCCTGTATGGACACCTTTGAATAAGGATCATCACAGAAACTGTCTCCTATGAGCTCTAAGGAGCAACAAAGCTCATCAAAGCCATCAATGATGAAAAGCAGCTTTTCAGGGTGGGCTAAAATCCCTTTCACTGGGGCATACATGTCTTGGCACTGATCTACAATAAGGTCAGCCAGGCTGCTGGCATCTTCAGCAAGGCTTAGTTCTCTGCAGCGAATGCAGAACACGTAGTCAAACACATCCTGGTACAGCTCCCCAGCAGCCCAGCCCAGCATAATCTTCTGCACGGTCATCGTTTTACCAATACCAGCAGGTCCTTGCAACACCACAGTTCTTGGGGCTATTCCCGATTCATCAGGTTTAAAAAGGCTTTGTATATCAGTTGATGAATAATCTGAACTGCTGGTTTCCAAGATCTCCATGTGCAGCCTGCCAGTAGCAACCAATTCATGTTCCCTCTGCTTCTGAGGCCGGTGTTTTTTGATGATAAGTAACTCTATATAGCGGGCATTTAATGGGGTGCTCTCACCAAAGAGACTGTTTCTGTCCTCGGTTAGCAAGTATTCTTCCTTCACATTCTCAGCATACTTTTTTTTGTAATCTAGTATAGACAGAAAGAAGGATTAACCACCTGCCATGGCATTGCAACATGCTTGCCTGATGCAAGGCACCCTTGATTTCCCAGTGGTCCCTTGTCTATGTACACTCTCTAAGTTAAAGAACTTTTCTTTTGCTCAAGACTACTAAGATCTGTgtttggcggcttccaacaaactattaaaaatacattaaaacattcaaATTTTCTGAATCAGGCATACCATTTGCCTGCACTGTTTCTGAATTGTCCCTATCGTGGGGGGAAACCTAAACTAGCATGCATCTCTTTCACTTTGGCTCTACTTTATGGGATCTGTATTTCCCCCCATCATAAACAagatatatattaaaatgtaCTGACTCATGGGCATGTCAAAGTGCACACGGCTGGTTAAAAAGTGTCTGTAGTcacagaggggaaagtgggtgtgGTAAATTTGtgtctttgtttatttgctttggaAAGAACCAAGTTTTCACAAAAACCTTTTGGCATCACAAGGTTACAGCAGGGGAACTCTGGGAGTggtcagtattttaaaaaataaattaaaaatgggaGGGGCTTGGGGACACAGAAAACCTTTTGGCATCACAGGTATATCTGTGGGAGCAGAAactaaaaagattaaaaaagaaaaggaggggcaTAGGAGCGAGCAATTAAAGAAAGctttacttaaaataaaaaaatacaaatgtgaGGGAATCTTTGGGAGCCACAATCCCTTGGAAAGCCAGATGCTGACCACCACTGACCGTTATAGAGCTCATCAGCAATGCTAGAAGAATAACTCTAGTCCTGTTCTGTCTAGCATCAGCTCTCTATTaccaccccctcccctctcaaGACTGGTACAGTGCAATATTCCCAAATTAGAGAGCGATTCAAATACTTACATCTCCCAGAGCCCATGCTTACCTGATATATGCAGTTATGCCTCACACTCCTGTGGTTTTccaattttgtttgcttttctcctTCAAACATATTCTACAAATTACTGAGCCTCAAGAGTCTTCTTGGCTCTCTAGGCTGCTTTCGAAAAGTTATGACAAGGGATCCACTTATATTGAGTTCTAGACTACAACTTACAATGGCTTACGATGAGGTGCTTACATACCTTGAACTTGCTTTCCAACctctgaaaaagaaataaaataactggCTAGACATTTTTGTATTGTGAACAGTCGGTTTTTAACTCTGGTGGTCATAATGTATAGGAAAATTGAAAGGATCACTGTACATACCAAGCCCCTTCCTGCAAATCTGAGTTCAGGCCAGCTTTGAAACAGGCATTGAGGCTTTACGTCAACTAGCATTTGGAATCAAATTCAGTTCTACATCGTCTGCATCACAGGTGGGCAACCTGCAGCATGGCAGCCCCATGTGCCCATCCCAACCCTATATTATGCAGCGTCCCCATGCCTCATCCCTCCATCCCATCAgagttctttccttccttttcatttcctcctgatttttcttggcttttaaaagtctctccctccctttaCTATGCAGTTTCAGAACAAATGGAAGGGACTGTATTTTAGCACATATAAGTAAACTGATGGAGTTTAAAAACGTTTTGCTTGGTTGAACGGCTTGAGGAAAATaagtttggcagggggttggactggatggcccttgtggtctcttc is from Lacerta agilis isolate rLacAgi1 chromosome 2, rLacAgi1.pri, whole genome shotgun sequence and encodes:
- the LOC117041598 gene encoding NACHT, LRR and PYD domains-containing protein 3-like isoform X1, translated to MESGGGAMMQDFLLDALEDLGQEDFEKFKFKLRTAAAPGGKNIPLGRMEKATREKMVDLLVEFYEEEAAALMITIFEDIGLKYNASKLSKEVGKQVQDYKKKYAENVKEEYLLTEDRNSLFGESTPLNARYIELLIIKKHRPQKQREHELVATGRLHMEILETSSSDYSSTDIQSLFKPDESGIAPRTVVLQGPAGIGKTMTVQKIMLGWAAGELYQDVFDYVFCIRCRELSLAEDASSLADLIVDQCQDMYAPVKGILAHPEKLLFIIDGFDELCCSLELIGDSFCDDPYSKVSIQGVLSSLLKKKLLPKSYLLITTRPGAADRLHGCLKFPRFAEILGFTEKGRREYFSKFFKDDQKANLALRFIENTNAVSTICFIPMVCWIICSVIRVELETEDEIADTLDTTTKVFVQFSHNLIKHDSAKLKNCCLNELGRLCSLARAGILGQKILFEEQDLKEHNLEVSALKDLFLDRRTFQRGIGRHNLYSFLHLCFQEFFAAMWYILEKDSVEVSDNSMGDLKTLLAECEKPGNEHLTLTVCFIFGLSSEKVRIFLEQTLQCKTSDLVKPLLLQRAAEVATEEPPRKGHCLLKFFHCLFETQEAEFAKHVMHHFQNIDLSFQTLSVLDCRVLAFCLQHSKLKDHSIDLTFCRLKSYHIRALAPGIRNCTTLNFGSNKLGNSGVHVLCATLKELDCNVTTLNLDENYLTDACAQELCNILSTSRTLGSLNLQNNSFSEVSVPFIRHLMETCPSLSVLWLESNGFGEKGRKRLKQQEKKITKSGRRFLLWL
- the LOC117041598 gene encoding NACHT, LRR and PYD domains-containing protein 3-like isoform X2, whose protein sequence is MESGGGAMMQDFLLDALEDLGQEDFEKFKFKLRTAAAPGGKNIPLGRMEKATREKMVDLLVEFYEEEAAALMITIFEDIGLKYNASKLSKEVGKQVQDYKKKYAENVKEEYLLTEDRNSLFGESTPLNARYIELLIIKKHRPQKQREHELVATGRLHMEILETSSSDYSSTDIQSLFKPDESGIAPRTVVLQGPAGIGKTMTVQKIMLGWAAGELYQDVFDYVFCIRCRELSLAEDASSLADLIVDQCQDMYAPVKGILAHPEKLLFIIDGFDELCCSLELIGDSFCDDPYSKVSIQGVLSSLLKKKLLPKSYLLITTRPGAADRLHGCLKFPRFAEILGFTEKGRREYFSKFFKDDQKANLALRFIENTNAVSTICFIPMVCWIICSVIRVELETEDEIADTLDTTTKVFVQFSHNLIKHDSAKLKNCCLNELGRLCSLARAGILGQKILFEEQDLKEHNLEVSALKDLFLDRRTFQRGIGRHNLYSFLHLCFQEFFAAMWYILEKDSVEVSDNSMGDLKTLLAECEKPGNEHLTLTVCFIFGLSSEKVRIFLEQTLQCKTSDLVKPLLLQRAAEVATEEPPRKGHCLLKFFHCLFETQEAEFAKHVMHHFQNIDLSFQTLSVLDCRVLAFCLQHSKLKDHSIDLTFCRLKSYHIRALAPGIRNCTTLNFGSNKLGNSGVHVLCATLKELDCNVTTLKLESNGFGEKGRKRLKQQEKKITKSGRRFLLWL
- the LOC117041598 gene encoding NACHT, LRR and PYD domains-containing protein 3-like isoform X3, with the protein product MESGGGAMMQDFLLDALEDLGQEDFEKFKFKLRTAAAPGGKNIPLGRMEKATREKMVDLLVEFYEEEAAALMITIFEDIGLKYNASKLSKEVGKQVQDYKKKYAENVKEEYLLTEDRNSLFGESTPLNARYIELLIIKKHRPQKQREHELVATGRLHMEILETSSSDYSSTDIQSLFKPDESGIAPRTVVLQGPAGIGKTMTVQKIMLGWAAGELYQDVFDYVFCIRCRELSLAEDASSLADLIVDQCQDMYAPVKGILAHPEKLLFIIDGFDELCCSLELIGDSFCDDPYSKVSIQGVLSSLLKKKLLPKSYLLITTRPGAADRLHGCLKFPRFAEILGFTEKGRREYFSKFFKDDQKANLALRFIENTNAVSTICFIPMVCWIICSVIRVELETEDEIADTLDTTTKVFVQFSHNLIKHDSAKLKNCCLNELGRLCSLARAGILGQKILFEEQDLKEHNLEVSALKDLFLDRRTFQRGIGRHNLYSFLHLCFQEFFAAMWYILEKDSVEVSDNSMGDLKTLLAECEKPGNEHLTLTVCFIFGLSSEKVRIFLEQTLQCKTSDLVKPLLLQRAAEVATEEPPRKGHCLLKFFHCLFETQEAEFAKHVMHHFQNIDLSFQTLSVLDCRVLAFCLQHSKLKDHSIDLTFCRLKSYHIRALAPGIRNCTTLNFGSNKLGNSGVHVLCATLKELDCNVTTLKFAPGQLKTCYRLARFN